In Flavobacterium sp. N3904, one DNA window encodes the following:
- a CDS encoding polysaccharide deacetylase family protein, which translates to MSFYWIKTNNFIKRIFSSYIWDIPNAENKIYLTFDDGPTPEITEWVLEQLKKHQTKATFFCIGKNISNHKDIFLKIISEGHSIGNHTFNHLKGWQTPTKDYLENTEQCGDSISAQQSESCNLQSKLFRPPYGKIKKSQSKKLRQLGYKIIMWDVLSADFDQNISPEKCLKNVIDNVKSGSVIVFHDSVKAYKNLEYTLPKSLEILKQRGFKFDVIQ; encoded by the coding sequence ATGAGCTTCTATTGGATCAAAACAAACAACTTTATAAAAAGAATTTTCTCAAGTTATATTTGGGATATCCCCAATGCGGAAAATAAAATCTACCTAACATTTGATGATGGCCCCACTCCTGAAATTACAGAATGGGTTTTGGAACAATTAAAAAAACACCAGACAAAAGCAACATTTTTCTGTATTGGAAAAAACATTAGCAATCATAAGGATATTTTTCTGAAAATCATAAGTGAAGGACATTCGATTGGTAATCATACTTTCAATCACTTGAAAGGATGGCAGACGCCTACAAAAGATTATTTAGAAAATACAGAGCAATGTGGAGATTCTATTTCAGCGCAGCAATCTGAATCCTGCAATTTGCAATCTAAACTCTTTCGTCCTCCTTATGGCAAAATAAAAAAGTCGCAATCCAAAAAATTACGACAATTAGGCTATAAAATAATTATGTGGGATGTTCTCAGTGCAGATTTTGACCAAAACATAAGTCCTGAAAAATGCCTGAAAAATGTAATAGATAATGTAAAATCGGGAAGTGTAATAGTTTTTCATGACAGTGTGAAAGCATATAAAAACTTAGAATATACACTTCCGAAATCACTTGAGATTTTAAAACAAAGGGGATTTAAATTTGATGTAATTCAATAA
- a CDS encoding thioredoxin family protein, with amino-acid sequence MSKFGELINAQVPVLIDFYTDWNESSVSMHPVIKDVAAALGDKVKVIKIDVDKNQELADALRIKGLPTLMIYKEGLMIWRQSGELDANTLIGIVQDQI; translated from the coding sequence ATGTCAAAATTTGGAGAACTTATAAATGCTCAAGTTCCAGTGTTAATAGATTTTTACACAGATTGGAATGAATCTTCGGTATCCATGCATCCAGTAATAAAAGATGTTGCAGCAGCACTTGGCGATAAGGTCAAGGTGATAAAGATAGATGTGGATAAAAACCAAGAACTAGCCGATGCTTTACGCATAAAAGGCTTACCAACTTTAATGATTTATAAAGAAGGACTTATGATCTGGAGGCAATCAGGTGAACTGGATGCCAATACGCTTATCGGTATTGTTCAAGATCAAATATAA
- a CDS encoding metallophosphoesterase yields MIIRLLLIGFVLFLIELYAFQAVRTLIKLRWLLISYQIISLLLFVFILYSFTQFDRSVGQTQQTMLTMGLLLVIYIPKIVVTIVLLGEDIFRLAAGSVNYFIDYNSSTDFLPSRRKFVSQVGLGLAAIPFLSLIYGIFEGKYNYKVIKQAIYFPDLPEAFDGFTITQISDVHSGSFDNPEKINYAIDLVNEQNSDLILFTGDIVNTHAKEMLPWLETFNKIKKHKYGKYSVLGNHDYGEYVTWKTEIDKEENFDAIKNLYGQIGFTLLLNEHTFIEKGGDKIALVGVENWGKNFKQAGDLKKASQHLSKEDFKILMSHDPSHWDELVQHDDKHFHLTLSGHTHGMQFGIEIPGYFKWSLAQYVYKQWAGLYENLGRYVYVNRGFGFHAYPGRVGIMPEITVIKLIKGEKLA; encoded by the coding sequence ATGATCATACGTTTACTTCTTATAGGTTTTGTTCTTTTTTTGATAGAGCTTTATGCTTTTCAGGCAGTTAGAACTTTAATCAAGTTGAGATGGCTATTGATTTCGTATCAAATAATTAGCCTGTTGCTTTTTGTATTTATTCTCTATTCTTTCACTCAATTTGATCGTTCGGTAGGACAAACACAGCAAACTATGCTTACTATGGGGTTGTTGTTAGTAATTTATATTCCAAAAATTGTAGTGACTATTGTTCTTTTGGGAGAGGATATATTTAGACTAGCCGCCGGATCTGTAAATTATTTTATTGATTATAATAGTAGTACAGATTTTTTGCCTTCTCGACGTAAATTTGTTAGCCAAGTTGGATTAGGACTTGCAGCAATTCCTTTTTTGTCTTTGATTTATGGGATATTCGAAGGGAAATACAATTATAAAGTTATAAAACAAGCCATATATTTTCCCGATTTGCCTGAAGCTTTTGATGGATTTACGATTACTCAAATTTCCGATGTGCACAGTGGTAGTTTTGACAATCCTGAAAAAATAAACTACGCCATTGATTTGGTCAATGAGCAAAATTCGGATTTAATTTTATTTACAGGTGACATTGTTAATACTCATGCCAAAGAAATGTTACCATGGCTTGAGACTTTCAACAAAATCAAAAAGCATAAATATGGTAAATATTCAGTTCTGGGAAACCATGATTATGGCGAATATGTTACATGGAAAACAGAAATTGACAAAGAAGAAAACTTTGATGCAATCAAGAATTTGTATGGTCAAATTGGCTTTACATTATTATTGAATGAACATACTTTTATCGAAAAAGGTGGAGATAAAATAGCGTTGGTTGGAGTAGAAAATTGGGGAAAAAACTTCAAACAGGCAGGCGACTTAAAAAAAGCATCGCAGCATTTGTCAAAAGAGGATTTCAAAATTCTGATGAGTCACGATCCGAGCCATTGGGATGAATTGGTTCAACACGACGATAAGCACTTTCATTTGACTTTGTCTGGACATACTCATGGAATGCAGTTTGGAATAGAAATTCCAGGCTATTTTAAGTGGAGTCTGGCACAATATGTTTACAAGCAATGGGCCGGTTTGTATGAAAACCTTGGGCGTTATGTATATGTAAACAGGGGCTTTGGTTTTCATGCCTATCCAGGACGTGTGGGAATTATGCCTGAAATTACAGTAATTAAACTAATAAAGGGTGAAAAATTAGCATAA
- a CDS encoding sensor histidine kinase, translated as MKIKHQLAIFNALSRLLLILVLWLMLPVLVEKVVYSHINKSLLEKKQKFIEHLDKEEINDFIVRNDTSETYASFSTLHSEFLLLSRVPSNSKIIGTFFITEPRIIEEERNDYRILQYYFKYENTNYLLEIGNSLSEINDLTFIIRFFIIIVLIIIVVITFLADTFYIEYLLKPFYKIIDTKIRHVNEPEAFDHTPIKTHSKDFQELDTVLNQMMDRISELFKKEKQFIANVSHELLTPIALLKNKFENLLQNESLDDVAVDKIVGSLSTLDLLKKIIANLLLVSKIENNQYEANELIDFDAIITNLIADLQDRIEDKELTFHKKIEHHFHFTGNKTLMHILFYNLIVNAIKYNKPFGSIEIKDGFLNGNYFLSISDSGIGMNDKQQQNVFKRFTRVSSDQEGQGLGLAIVESIAQFHHIIIEITSEINAGTTFVLLFPNQQ; from the coding sequence ATGAAAATCAAGCATCAATTAGCTATTTTTAATGCATTATCGCGTTTGTTGCTGATTTTGGTCTTATGGCTAATGCTTCCCGTTTTGGTCGAAAAAGTGGTTTACAGTCATATTAATAAGAGCCTGCTTGAGAAAAAGCAAAAATTCATAGAACATTTAGATAAGGAAGAAATCAATGATTTTATTGTTCGGAACGACACTTCAGAAACATACGCCAGTTTTTCGACATTGCATAGCGAATTTCTTTTACTTTCTAGAGTACCTTCAAACAGTAAAATAATTGGGACCTTTTTTATTACAGAGCCTAGAATAATTGAAGAAGAACGCAATGATTATAGAATTCTTCAATATTATTTTAAGTATGAAAACACCAATTACCTATTGGAAATTGGGAATAGTTTAAGCGAAATCAATGACCTTACCTTTATCATTCGGTTTTTTATTATCATTGTTTTAATAATCATTGTTGTCATTACTTTTCTCGCGGATACTTTTTATATCGAATATTTATTAAAACCTTTTTATAAAATTATCGATACCAAAATTCGGCATGTAAACGAACCCGAAGCTTTTGATCATACTCCGATAAAAACACATTCGAAAGATTTTCAGGAATTGGATACTGTCTTGAATCAGATGATGGACCGAATAAGTGAATTGTTTAAAAAGGAGAAACAGTTTATTGCCAATGTATCCCATGAACTCTTGACTCCAATTGCTCTATTGAAAAATAAATTCGAGAATTTGCTTCAAAATGAATCTTTGGATGATGTCGCGGTAGATAAAATTGTGGGCTCGCTAAGTACATTAGACTTATTAAAAAAGATAATAGCAAATTTATTGTTGGTTTCAAAAATTGAAAACAATCAATATGAAGCAAATGAGTTGATTGATTTTGACGCTATAATTACTAATTTGATAGCCGATTTGCAAGATAGAATAGAAGACAAAGAGCTGACTTTCCATAAAAAAATAGAACATCATTTTCATTTTACAGGAAACAAAACGTTGATGCATATTTTGTTTTATAATTTAATTGTTAATGCAATCAAATACAACAAACCATTTGGCAGCATTGAAATTAAAGACGGTTTTTTGAATGGAAATTATTTTTTGTCCATTTCAGACTCAGGTATTGGAATGAATGATAAACAACAGCAAAATGTTTTCAAGCGATTTACCAGAGTAAGCTCAGATCAGGAAGGGCAAGGGTTGGGGCTTGCTATTGTTGAAAGTATCGCTCAATTTCATCATATAATTATTGAGATAACATCGGAAATAAACGCAGGAACTACCTTTGTTCTGTTGTTTCCAAATCAGCAATAA
- a CDS encoding response regulator transcription factor, with amino-acid sequence MKILIVEDNPELAFEVKEYLTSSGYICKISKNCEETLEEINSNDYDIVLLDLGLPDGSGFDILKAIRKTDSKIAVIIITAQGELEDRINGLQLGADDYLTKPFALTELGARLFAIIRRMHGFTVNQLDVHGFSLKLQDYKVSYDEIPINLTKKEFDIFQYLVLNKNRVITRLQLTEHIWGDILEVNSDSNFIDVHVRNLRKKLDKHTKIDWFETVRNVGYRINV; translated from the coding sequence ATGAAAATTCTTATTGTTGAAGATAATCCCGAATTGGCTTTTGAAGTAAAAGAATATCTAACAAGTAGCGGTTATATTTGTAAAATTTCCAAAAATTGCGAAGAGACATTGGAGGAAATTAACAGTAATGATTATGACATTGTACTTCTTGATTTAGGATTGCCCGATGGGAGCGGATTTGATATTCTAAAAGCGATTCGTAAAACAGACTCTAAAATAGCCGTTATCATTATTACGGCACAAGGAGAATTGGAGGATCGAATAAACGGTTTGCAACTTGGCGCCGATGATTATTTGACCAAACCTTTTGCTTTAACCGAATTGGGCGCTCGTTTATTCGCTATTATTAGGAGAATGCACGGATTTACGGTAAATCAGTTGGATGTTCACGGTTTTAGTTTAAAATTGCAAGATTATAAAGTAAGTTATGATGAAATTCCCATTAATCTAACCAAAAAAGAATTTGATATTTTTCAATATTTAGTTCTAAATAAAAATCGGGTAATAACACGTTTGCAATTGACCGAACACATTTGGGGAGACATTCTTGAGGTAAACTCTGATTCGAATTTTATCGATGTACATGTTCGAAATCTTCGAAAAAAATTGGATAAGCACACCAAAATTGATTGGTTTGAAACTGTCAGGAACGTTGGGTACCGAATAAATGTTTAA